The genomic stretch TGGTCCTCCAAGCGCCGTCCCCGAAAGCGCGGACATTCACTTCACGGCTTCGCACCCTGTCCGCCTCCAGGTAGGGCGCGTTGTCCCAACGCGCAGCCTCCTCCTCATCGCGGCCCCGCCGCCACTTCTCCTCAAAGGCGCAAGACCCCAGTCTTGCGCCTTTTCCATGGTAGGGACGCGCTGCGCCGCGTCCCACTTCCACCGCCATGGTAGCGCACGTTGCCCCCAACAGCGCCTTCCCCGAAAGAAGCGCGAACACTCCAGTCTCCCCGGTAGGGCGCCTTGTCCCAACGCGAGCCAATTCCTAAATCGCCCCGCCCACGCCTTTGAACTTTTCGACAAAAGCGGCGATTTTTTGGAAAACACTTTGCTTGATAGTGAGATACTTGGGATTCAGCGGACTCATCTTGGGCAGGATGCTGTTGAGTTCGGTGCCGTTCTCGCTTGCGTATTCCCGCTTCAGCGAGGTGAGGAGATAGCGCTTGGCTGCCTCTTCATTGAGGCTATCTGCTTGGATAAGCGCCTCCGCTTCGCGCTTCTGCTCGGTTTGGGCGTAGGCAAAGAATGCTTCGATGATGCCCGCCTTGTCTCGGAACTGATCGAGATCGGCCTGACTGATAAAATCGACCACCAGACTTTCTTTGGCGCGGTTCCCGATGCTCGCGCGGATCACTCGACGAACGTCTTCGATCAATGCACCTTTGTCGTTGAGCTTCTGGTTCTTTTCAAAGATCAGTTCGAGGATGTAATCCAGATTGATCTCCTGCGATTTGAGCAGGTCGATCTCAAAGACCACGTCATCCCAATCCACCGTACTTTTCTCTTTCTCTTTGCCGTCTTTCTCACGACGCAACCAGTCGCGGACGTCGTTGTAGGTAGAGCGGTAGTCTTGAATCTTGCGCTCTGGCAGAACCTCCGAGGCGTTGAGTTTTTCCAGGTCCTCGTCGGTCAGGTAACGCTGTTCTTTGAAGGCTTCAACCGCCGCTTCATCCTGCGGATCAATCTGCTGCCAGGCTTTCAGATTGACGAATTCATCGAAGTTCTGGAGAGCGTTTTCGATCTTCAGATATTCCCCGAAGAGTTTGGTGAAGGCCTTTTTGTCAGTTTCTTTCTCGATCGCAGCAGGGTCTGGGAAACGTTCTTTCAACTCCGCGACCACCTCGACGAAACCACGCCGAGCCTCCCCCAGCCAAGGCCCCCAACTTTTTTCCCGACTTAGCCCAAGTCGGGGGTGTACTCCCTTGCGCCCCTGAGGCACGCACCGGAAATTGTCCCGATCCCTGTGCCCCCGAGCCCCGATGAAAGCCCGCTCCCCTGCCCGGCCCCGATTCATCCACCCACGCCGTCTCCCCAATCCGGGAATCCCCGAACGGCCAAAGTCCACGGCCTCTTTTCAAAGCGCCCCACCCCGCCCGCATCCATTTCAGCTTTCCACTTTCAGCTTTCCCCTTTTCCCCACCGCCTCCCCATTTCCCCAAACCATCCCCATCCTTTCCCCATCGCAAAGCATTGAGGATGAGAGCCTTAGCCCACCCAATCCCCAAATGGGGAAAATTTCGCAAATCTCCCCATCCCCCCGTAGCTGCGCCCGCCAGGGCGTGGCCTCCCTGTGGAGCGCACGCGTCTCGCGTGTTGTTTCCTGCGTCCTCGCGGGAAACCGTTCTTAAAGCTCGAAACCCCTGACCATCCACCCACCACGCACATGGGACGCAAGCAACCACACCTCCCCCAAACAAAAAACCCCGGACCTCACGGACCGGGGCCTTTCGGAATCAGTCGGACGCGACGCAGCGCGTCCCTACCATGTTAGACCAGCATCAGAGCCGGGCTTTCGATGAACTTGCGCATCTCCGCCAGGAAGGTGGCGGCGACGGCGCCGTCCACCACACGGTGGTCGCCGCTGAGGCCGACCCACATGCGCTGGCCGACGACGATCTGGCCCTTGTCATTGACGACCGGGGCATTGCGGATGCTGCCGATGGCCACGATGGCCGCTTGGGGCGGGTTGATGATGGCGGAGAACTGGTCGATGCCATAGGCACCGAGGTTCGAAACAGTGATGGTGCCGCCGGCGAAGTCATCGGGGCTCAGCTTCTTGTTCTTGGCCTTGCCAGCCAGATCCTTCACACCCTGGCTAATTTCCAGCAGGGTCTTTTTCTCGGCCTGCTTGATGACCGGAGTCACCAGACCGTCCTCAATCGCGATGGCCACACTTAGGCCCACGGACTTGAACTTCACAATCGCGTCGCCATCCCAGGCGGCGTTGATCGCAGGCTGGGCCTGGGCGGCGCGGATGACGGACTTCAGGATGAAATCATTCACCGTGTACTTGTTGCCGCCGGTCTTCTCATTCGTCGCATTCAGGTGCGCGCGGAATTCCATCAGCGGGCCCGCATCCACTTCCATCTGCAGATAGAAGTGCGGGATCTGGGTCTTCGAGGCCAGCAGGCGCTCGGCAATGATGTTGCGCATCGTGCTGGTCGGCACGCGCTCATCTTCCGCACCGTAGGTCGGGCGAATGGTCGGGGCAGCCGCCACGCGGGAACCGCCGGAAGCACCACCCACAGGAGCGTTTTCCACATCGGCACGGACGATGCGTCCGCCAGGGCCGGTGCCCTCAATGCCGGAAAGGTCCACGCCTTTTTCTTCAGCGAGCTTGCGGGCCAGCGGGGAGGCTTTGACACGGGCATTGTTAGACACGGCGCGGCGGTTCGGCTGGGGAGCCGTCGGCAGGCGGGGGCCAGGGGCCGAAACCACCTTCTTCGCGCTGCTGCCAGCCGCAGGTTTTTCCGCCTTCGGCGCCGGGGCCGCAGCGGCCTTGGCCTGGGCGATGATTTCATCCAGATTGGCCGGGGCCTCCTCGCCTTCTTCCAGCACGATGGCCAGCGGGGCGTTCAACGGGGCCTTTTCACCGGCCTGGACGATGATCTTGTGAATCGTGCCCTCAAAAAAGCAGGGCATCTCCATCGTCGCCTTGTCCGTCTCCACATCGGCGATGGCCTGGCCGGTCGTGACTTTGTCGCCTTCCTTGATGCTCCATTTGGCGAGGGTCCCCTCGGTCATGGTGTCACTCAGTTTGGGCATTTCGATGATTTTGGGCATGGCAGGAAAAAAGCGTTGGAAAAGATGAAACGGCGGGGGCGGGCGGGGATCAGCAGATGGACAGGGCTTTGGCGACCACCACTTCTGCCGTCGGCAGTTGCAGGGCCTCCAGCGGCGGGCTGTAGATGGCTGGAGAATCCAGGCTGTTCACACGCAGGACAGGGGCATCCAGTTCATCAAAAAGCTGGGCCTGGATGGTGTAGGCGATCTGGGCACCCACGCCGCAGAAGGGCTTGCCCTCCTCCACGTAGATGGCGCGGTGGGTCTTGGCCACGGAGTTCAAAATGGTCTCCTCATCCAGTGGGCGGATGGTGCGCACGTCCACCACCTCGGCGCTGATGCCGTGCTCCTCTTCCAGGATGCGGGCGGCCTCCAGGCAGGTGATGACCGCGCGGCCATGGGCGATGAGGGAGATGTCCGTGCCCTCGCGCTTCACATCCGCCGTGCCCAGCGGGATGAAAAGCTCGCCACCGGGCAGCTCGTCATTGGCAGGCACATCCCACTCCTCGCCGTAAAGCTTCGTGCTCTCCATGAACATGACGGGGTCATTGTCACGGATAGCGGCCTTCAGCAGGCCCTTGGCATCGTAGGCATTGCTAGGCACCACGCACTTCATGCCGGGGAAGTTCGCCATGATGTTTTCCGGCGTGTGGCTGTGGGTCGCCCCCACGCTGGTGCCGCCGTTGGCCGGGCCGCGGATGACGATCGGGCAGTTGATCTGGCCGCCGGACATGTAACGGACCATGGCGGCGTTGTTGACGATCTGGTCCCAGGCCACCGTATAAAAGCTCCAGAACATCAGCTCCATCACCGGCCGCACGCCCAGCATGGAAGCACCGACGCCCATGCCGATGAACCCAGCCTCGCTGATGGGGGTGTCCACCAGGCGTTTGTCGCCCCACTTGTCCCACAGGCCCTGGGTCACTTTGTAGGCCCCGTTGTATTGGGCCACTTCTTCTCCCATGACGACGACCATGGGATCGCGGGCGATCTCTTCGTCCAGGGCTTCACGGATGGCGTCGCGGTAGGTGATTCGGCGGGGCATTGGGTCTTGAGGGGAGAAAATGGGAAGCCAAGTAGTTCGGCGGCAGAGAGCCAGAGTCAAGAGCAGGAAAATGCCCAAACAGCAACGAATCGCCGCCGCAGCCGGGTGCAAAAGCCGCTTTGCTTTGGCATTGCATCAATCAGGCGGCCAACGCAACATCCGGCTCATGAATTTCCCCCAAAAATTCCTCTCCCTCTTTTTTCTCAGCGTCCTCACCGCCTCCGCAGCAGAACCTAGCGGCCAATGGGTGCCCCCGGCGACCGACGGCACCTCCTGGAAACACCAGCCCACCCAGCTCTCCTTCCCCACCTTTCTGGGCGACTACCGTTTCGCTGGCCACTTTGACTATAAGGACGGCGGCGTGCTGCTGCGTTATGAAAACCCGCAGGAGCAGGGCCGGATGGACGTCTTCCTCTTCAAATCCGAGGTCCCGCTGCCGACCACCGAGGACAAGCACCGCCGCATTCTGGCCGAAATGAGCACCGTCTCCCGGGACATGGAGTCCATGGTCAAGCAAGGTCGTTACAAGAACCTCACCATCGGCGACCCGATCGGCGGAGAGCTGGAGCTTTGGCAAAAGCAGTCCCTGCCCATCGCCACCAGCATCATCACCGCCACCCGCATCGGCACCACCGAAGCAGGCACAGAGGAAGCCGTCGTCCGCCAGTGGCTGGGCATCACCATCCTGGACGACTACCTCATCACCCTGAGGCACATGCGCCCCGCCAGCACTGGAGACGCGGGCGAAGAGGCCATGAAACGGCTGATCGGCCTCATTTTCCAGGTCATCAAGGATCCCTCCCTGCGTGTGCACATCCGCCAGTTGGTCGAGGATTACATGGCCGATCCGTTCTCTGCAAAAGGCGGAGAGGCGGCCGGAGCCGTGCTGGCCTACCTGAAGCAGACCCCCTATTTCCCCATCAACATTCCCGAAGATCCCATCGCCAGCTGGATGGAGCATTGCAAGACCGTCGCCCCAGGCACGGAGGACCACCTGCTGCGGGCCTTCATGCTGGGCAGCGCCAAGGCCGCCTTTGCCGATGGGGATGCCCGCACCTGTTTCAAGGAGGGCGCACGCCAGTTTGCCGTGATTTATCGCAAGCTGGTGGCCGAACACCCGCAGATCACCCGGCCGGAGATGGAGGTGTTTGTCACCCGTGCCGAAAAAGGCGAAGGCGACCTCTGGCTGAAAGAACGCGGCCTGCTGAAGTAGTATTCTCCCACCGCCCCGTGCCCCCATTTTCCATGAAGCCCCTTCTCTTCGCCCTTGCTGGGTTCAGCCTCCTCCAGGCCCAGGCCGCCAGCCTGCAGGCCCCCATTGACCAAATCCGCGCCGTTGCCAAAGAAGGCGAGGGCAATGAAAAGGCCACCGCCGCCTGGAAACAGCTCACGCAGGCCGATCCAGCTACGCTGCCCGAAGTGCTGGCCGGCATGAACGGGGCCAATCCCTTAGCCGAAAACTGGCTGCGGGCCGCCATCGGCGTCATCGCAGATCAGGCCATCGAGGCGAAAAAACTGCCGGTGAAAGGTATCGAGGCATTTTTGCACAACACCAAAAACAGCCCGGCTGCGCGGGTCGTGGCCTTTGACCTGATCCAGCGGGCGGAACCTGAAATGGCCGAAAAGATCACCCCCAGCCTGCTGGAAGATCCCAGCAGCGAACTGCGCCGCCACCCGGTGGCCCGTCTACTGGATGCCGGGGATGAGGCCCTGGCCCAGGACAAGAAGGAGGCCGCCATCGCCGCCTACCAGCAGGCGATGAATAGCGCCCGCGACGAAGACCAGATCAAGATCTTGGCCAAGAAACTGAAGGACCTGGAGAAACCGGTGGATCTGCCGAAACACTTTGGTTTCGTCATGAACTGGAAGCTCATCGCGCCCTTCACCAATGTGGAGCGCAAGGGCTTTGATACCGAGTTCCCGCCGGAGAAGGAGATCAAGCTAGATGCAATCTACCCCGGCAAAAATGCCGATGCCAAGTGGACCGACTTCACCAGCAAGGATGAGTATGGGATGATTGATTTTAACAAGCCCTTCACCCTGCTGAAGGAAGTGACGGGTTACGCCTACGCGGAGTTTGATTCCACCGAGGAGCGCGACGCGCAGATCCGTCTGGGTTGCAAGAACGGCTGGAAAGTCTGGGTCAATGGCGAGCTTCTGTTTGCCCGCGATGAGTACCATCGGGGTGCCAAGCTGGATCAGTACAAACTTCCCGTTAGGCTGAAAAAAGGCAAAAACGCCATCCTTGTGAAGTGCTGCCAGAATGAACAGACCGAGCAGTGGACCGTCGAGTGGCAGTTCCAGCTCCGCGTGTGCGATGCCACTGGAACGGCGATTGCTTCGGCCAAATAAACTTCATTCTCGCGCCCAGTTCATCAAATCTCACCTTCACCCTTATTTGCCCACCATGACTCTCCGCCACCTTCTTCTCCCTTTCGTTGCCATCAGCCTCCTTTCGACCGCCCAGGCGGAGGATTTCACCCCGGAGCCGGGCTTCATCAGCCTCTTCAATGGCAAGGACCTCAGCGGCTGGTGCTTCCGTGAAAAGACCAAGAAGGACAACCCGAATCCAGGGGCGATTTTGGCCAAGTTTGATGGGCAGACCGAGGCCAAGGATGCAGGACGTTACTTCGCCAAGGATGGCATCTTGACGGTGAGCTTTCCCACCGAGGCGGACAAACTCACCGGGCAGTTTTACACCGTCCAGGAGTTCCCGAAAAACTTCATCTTGAAGATGCAATTCCGCGCCTCGGTGAATGCGGACAGCGGTATCTTCATCCGCAAGCCCCAGCTTCAGTGCCGTGACTATCTGGTCGCCGGACCTGACGCCTACAAGACCCTGAAAAACTACAAGGCGCAGGATTGGAACCAGATAGAAGTCACCGTGAAGGACGGAGTCGCCCTCTGCACCTGCAATGGCGAAGTCCTGGAAGCTGCCCTCGCACTCCCCGCCACCGGCCCCATCGGTGTGGAAGGGGATCGTGGTCAGATGGAATACCGCCACATCCAGATCAAGGAACTGCCTTAACTTTTTGCCCCATTGCCTGTCATGTCTCGCCGACTCCTCTTCCCTGCCCTGCTGCTTTCTGCCCTCGGTACGCTTTCCTTTGCCACAGCGGCTGATTGGCCGCAGTTCCGGGGGCCAAATGCATCCGCCGTTTCCACCGAAGCCGCCCCCGGGCCGAAGGTCTCGGTGAACTGGAGTGTGGACCTGCCGGGCCGTGGGCTGAGCAGCCCGATCATCATCGGCGACAAACTCTTCCTTACCTGCGCCAGCGGCCCAGACCAGGCCAATCTGCACGTCTTTTGCTTCAGCACAGCCGATGGCAAAAAGCTGTGGGAGCGTGTGATGAAGTCCACGGGCCGAACCATGACGCATAACAAGACCAGCGTGGCCGCCGCGACGATGTGCAGCGATGGCGAGCGCGTCTTTGCTCTCTATTCGACGAACGATCTCTTCGCCTTTGACCTCACTGGGAATCTCCTGTGGCTGCGTGGCCTCACCTATGATTACGCCAATGCCAGTAACAGCCTTGGCATGTCCTCCTCCCCCGTGGTGTTGGGTGACACTCTGGTCGTGCAGAGCGAAAACGACAGTGAGTCCATCGCTGTCGGCATTGATGTGGCTACGGGCAAAAACCGCTGGAAAAAGGAGCGTCCGAAGGCCGCTAACTGGACCAGTGCTGTCATCTACCAAGATGTCGTCGCCCTCCAGTCCAGCAAGGGGCTCACGGGTATCAACCCACGCACGGGCGATGTGGTGTGGGATTACACCGATGGAGCCTCCACCATCCCGAGTTCTGCCGTCACCCAGACCGCTATTTACATTCCCTCCAACGGCGTCACGGCTGTGGTGCCTGAGAAAGGGGCCGCATCTCAGCTTTGGCGTGCGGCTGGACTGAAACCGGGCACAGGTAGCCCTCTGGTCATCGGTGATTCCATTTACGTGCTCAATGGCACGGGCGTCCTCATCAAGGCCAGTACGGCCAATGGTGACGAAGCCTGGAAACTCCGTCTCAAAGGCCCCTTCTCCGGCTCACCCGTGGCCGCAGGGAAATACATCTACATCGCCAGCGAACGCGGTGACTTTCAGGTCGTGGACACCACCTCCAAGGAAGGCGAGATCGTCCACACCGTGGAGCTTAAAGATACTATTTTGAGCACCCCGGCCATCAGTGATGGGGCTTTGTTCGTGCGCAATGACAAGAAGCTTTGGAAGTTGAAGTGAGGTAGGGAACGTTGTCCCAACGCTCCGGGGATTGGGGACGGAGGGACTTCGATGGGTGGAGCTGATGAGGTGGATCGCTCGGCCTTCGCTGCGGCTGGGGACCAGCCGCCCTACCAAGCCGATGCTCGCTCTCGGGGGTTGAGGTAGGGAGCGTTGTCCCAACGCGCCGGGGTTGGGGAGGCGGAGAGACTTCGATGGCTGGAGCTGGTGGGGCAGATCGTTCGGCCTTCGCTGCGGCTGGGGACCAGCCGCCCTACCAAGCCGATGCTCGCTCTCGGGGGTTGAGGTAGGGAGCGTTGTCCCAACGCGCCGGGGTTGGGGAGGCGGAGAGACTTCGATGGCTGGAGCNNNNNNNNNNNNNNNNNNNNNNNNNNNNNNNNNNNNNNNNNNNNNNNNNNNNNNNNNNNNNNNNNNNNNNNNNNNNNNNNNNNNNNNNNNNNNNNNNAGCTGGTGGGGCAGATCGTTCGGCCTTCACTGCGGCTGGGGACCAGCCGCCCTACCGATGGCCGCAATCGATCGTCATTTACCAGGGACCGATCACCAATCCCTGTGACGTCCAGTGCATTTGGTGCGGCCAGTCTTCGGGATTCGCGCACAGTTGTTGGCGAACTGGATTATTCCGAATGTAATGATGTTTGGCCTTTTCTTCCTGATCGTTGCGCAATCGATGATCAAAAAAGCCGTCCTGCCAGACGACCCCGAGTTGGCGGGCTGTGTAGCGTTTCCAACTTCTAAAAAGATCCGCCATCACGGCCCCTCGGGGAAAGCTCAAGATGACATGAAGATGGTCCGGCATCAGCAGGAGCAGTGTGATGTGCCACTTGTGCTGATCATCGTAAAAACGTGCCGATTCTAGCAGGGCGCTTGAAACAGTTGGTTGGGTCAGTTGCTCACGGCCGCGTTCCGCGCAGTTGACGGTGACGAAGAAAAAGGAACCGCCTTCGACCCAATGAGGCACATCGTGATGCAGTCGCTGGCGATTGGGCAAATCGTCGTTAGGCATGATTGGGTATTTTGAGTCAACAGGCAGATCAATCAAGGCGATTTGAAGTCTCAGGTAGGGAGCGTTGTCCCAACGCGCCGGGGTTTAGGGACGGAGGGACTTCGATGGGTGGATCTGGTGGGGCGGATCGTTTGGACTTCGCTGCGGCTGGGGACCAGCCGCCCTACCAAGTCGATGGAACCCTACCAGCCGACGGGCGCTTTCTTGGTCTGATCCAACGCGCCGTGGGTTGGGGGAAGGAGGGACTTTGGTGGCTGGATCTGACGGGGGGATCGCTCGGCCTTCGCTGCGGCTGGGGACCAGCCGCCCTACCAGCCGACGGGCGCTTTCGTGGTCTGAGGTAGGGGGCGTTGTCCCAACGCTCCGGGGTTGTCCGGGCGGGGCGGGTGGATTCCCTTCTTGCTTTTCCCGGAAATGGGCCTAAAACCCTCGCTCTCTATGGCATCAACCCCAGTCATCAACCTCCGCAAGGGGCACGCGGTTCGTTACAACAACGAAGTCTGCATCGTGTCCGATTTCGAACTCAAGACGCCGCCGCGCATGGCGTCCTACGTGCAGATGTCCGTCCGCACCCTCAGCACCGGCAAGGTGTACAACCTGCGCATGACCTCCAACGAGTCTCTCGAGGCCGTGAACCTGAACCGTGAGCCGCATGAGTACAGCTACAAGGACGGTGAAGACTACCACTTCATGCACCCTGAGACGTTTGAAGACGTGGTTCTGATGGAATCCCAGGTCAAAAACGCCAAGGACTACCTCATCGAAGGCCAGAAATACACCGTCCAGTTCGCTGACGACGTGGTGATCGGTATCGAACTGCCGCCTTCTGTCGTGATGACCGTCACCGAATCCCCTGAAGGGGTGAAGGGCGACTCCGCCAACAATGTGTACAAGGCTGCCAAGCTGGAAACCGGTCTGGTGGTCCAGGTGCCTCTCTTCATTGGTCCTGGCGACAAGATCAGCGTGAAGACGGAAGACAACAGCTACCTCGGTCGCTCGAACTAAGCCGGGTCTAACCAGCTTTAGTTTTCAATCTTTGAAGCCCCGGTGAATGCCGGGGCTTTTTTTTGGGGGGGAGGTGTAGCTGCTCGTGCCAGCGAGTGGTCAGGGCGAGGGTTGTTGAGCTTTCGAACTTTCCCAATCCCCACGTCCTGGCGGACGCGGCTACACGCCGTAGCTGCTAGCTCCAGCGAGTGGTCAGGGCGAGGGTTCTTGAGCTTTCGATGCTTCCCAATCCCCACGTCCTGGCGGACGCGGCTACACGCCGTAGCTGCTCGCGCCAGCGAGTGGTTCGGGCGAAGGTTCTTGAGCTTTCGAGGCTTCCCAATCCCCACGTCCTGGCGGACGCGGCTACACGCCGTAGCTGCTCGCGCCAGCGAGTGGTCAGGGCGAGGGTTGTTGAGCTTTCGAACTTTCCCAATCCCCACGTCCTGGCGGACGCAGCTACACGCCGTAGCTGCTCGCGCCAGCGAGTGGTCAGGGCGAGGGTTCTTGAGCTTTCGATGCTTTCCCAATCCCCACGTCCTGGCGGACGCTGCTACGCAGAAGGCGACGCCAAAGAAGCGAGGGCGAGGATGTTCATGACGGCTTTGGGCACGAAAGTATCTGGCTCGACATACTCGGGGAGCTTGCTGCCATCAGCAGTGCGTTCGGAGCAATGGGCGTTGCCGCCACTGGGGCCCATGGCATCGAGAGTCGGGGCGAGGGAGCAGAGGTAATTCGCGTCGCTGAGGCCGCCACGGGCCATGGGAAGGACGGGAAGGTTCAGCGCGGCTCCGGCCTGGGCCCAGGCTTCAAAAAGGCGATCAGTCTCCGCTCCACCCGGCCAGGCAGTTGTGCTGCCCAGACGCTCCACCACGATCTGTGCGCCGGCGGCGGTAGGTCCGGCCATGGCCTCCAGCGCGGTGGCGGCGCGTGCAAGAACCTGGGGATCAAAGGCGCGCATTTCCAGCTCGGCCACGGCCTCATGCGGCACGCGGTTGAGAACCGTACCTCCGTGAATATTGGCCACATTCACCGTTAGGCCATCGGCCGGGCTGCTCAAAGCGTGGACAAAGGGTAAGAGGGCGGCGAGTTCCACCACGGCATTGATACCGAGGGCATGATTGCTGCCAGCATGGGCGGCGCGACCCTGGCAGGTGATGCGGTATTCCAGCCGCCCTTTTCGTGCGGTGACGATATGATAGCCAGCCTCATCCCGTGGGCCGCCTTCAAAAACGAGAACCGCCCGGGCACCCTGCGGGCAGCGTTCCTGGGTGCGCTGGGCGAAGTCGGAACCAATGACTTCCTCGGCCGCGTTCGCGGCGATGAGCCAGTGCGTATTCTCAAAGAGATCCGGCAGCACGTCCTTCATCGTGCGCAGCAGCAGCCAGATGAGGGCGGTGCCGCCTTTGTTATCCACGCTGCCGGGGCCATAAATTCGGGAGTCCTCCTCCTGCCAGCGGAAGTTGTTTTGAACCTCCTCCTCCGGTGGAAAAACGGTGTCCAGGTGCGTGACCAGAACGATGGGCGGAGCACTGGCGGCCAAGCCCTGGCGGCGCAGCAGCAGATGCGGGCCATGAGCCGGATGGGAAGCGGGGACAAATTCTGAGGTGAAACCCAGTGTGTCAAAGCAGGCAGCGGTGAGCTGGCCGACGGCCTGAATGCCCGGAACATTCGTGGTGAAGCTGTTGATCTCCACCATGCGCCGCAGCCAATGCAGGGCCTCGGGCAGATGATGCTGGGCACGAGCCGTGAGGTCTTCGATCATGATGATGGAGCTTACGTTCGGGGGCGAGCACCGATGCCATTTTCCTGCGGCATGAGGAGGCGGCCTTCGGCATCAAAAGTGATGCCGAGATAATCGTCGTCTGCCAGATAAAGATGGCCATCGAGATCCACATAATCGGCCCAGGGAGCTAAGTGTGCGGCAGCGGTGGTGCCGAGGCTGCTTTCGATCATGCAGCCGAGGATGATGCCCAGGCCATGCTGGCGGGCGGAGGCGATCATTTCAATGCCACCGGCAAAAGAGCCGCACTTCAGCAGCTTCACATTCACGCCCTGCACCAGAGGAGCCAGATGATGAACATCGTCCGCATTCTGCGCACTTTCGTCGGCATAGAGCGGCAGGGATTCAGAAGGCAGTTTGGAGCGCAACTCGCTCCACGTTTCCACCCCGCCATGATGATGAATGGGCTGCTCCACCAGGGCGAGGTCATACCGCGCCAAGCGAGGGAGCATCTGCACCGTCTCGTCCACCGACCAACCGCCATTCACATCGGCGAACATCGTGGCCTGGGGAGCAGCGGCGCGGGCGGTGGCAACGATAGCCTCGTCATGGACCAAATCACCGCTGCCGAGCTTCAACTTCAGCACCCGAAACTGCCGGGCAGTCTGGCACACCTTTTCTGCAAAGGCCGAGAGGTCGGTGGGAATGCCCAGGGAACGGCAGGCGTGAATGTCCAGCCAAGGGCGGCCTGGCCCGAGAATCCGTTCCGCCCGATGCCAGAGTGGCTCAGGCTTTTGATCAGCCTGGAAAAGGTCCAGCGCCAGGCGTCCAGCGCGGGTGCCATCCCCCACTTGCGGCCCCTGCAGCCAGGCCAGCGTGTCCTCCGGGCTTTCGCCATAGTAGGGGACAAAGGGGGCCTCGCCCGTAGCCTGGCCACCAGTGATCCGCACCACCTGACGGGTGGAGGAGACCCCGTGAGCGATGCGGAAGGGCTCCGTGAGATGCAGGGTCTTCAGGACGGCTTCGGGCATGATTTCGCACTTTGGCGGAGGATTCTGCGGATTGAGAAGTGAAATCTGCAAATCCTGTGCCAATGGTGGCGATTCCAGCAGAATCGCCCATGCCCCGTCCCTACCCTTCCCGTTATCCATCGAATGCCCCGAAGCCACCGCCCCCTGGCAGTGAAACCTGGGTACGTCCGTGGGCGCAGATGAAGTACTACTCCTACCATCCGGCCATTTTTCCGAACATGGTGGGTGCCATCTCCAGCGATGCGGGAGCCGGCGACCTGGTGAATGTTTATGATAAAGAGGGGCAACCTTTTGGCGCCGGCTTTCTGAACCCGAAGGCACGTGTGCCGCTGCGGGTGATCCACCACGGCATCACTCCCTTTGGCGAGGCGGATCTGGATGCTCGCCTGGTGCAGGCGGTGCGGATGCGCAAGGAAATGCTGAAGCTGGATGCGACCACCAATGCCTACCGCGTGATCCACTCCGACGCCGATGGCCTCAGCGGACTCATTGTGGACCGTTACGACGACACGCTTTCCATCCTGATCACGACCCTGGGTGTGTGGCGGCGCATCCGCCGCTGGCTGCCTTTGTTGCACAAGGAGTTAGGCACCAGCTCCCACGTCATCCAGACGGATCCGGACATCTCCCTCATCGAAAGCATGCGCATCAGCGATGTGCCGGAGGTGGATGATCCCGCGCCGAAGACGGTGCGCATCCGTGAAAACGAC from Prosthecobacter algae encodes the following:
- a CDS encoding M20/M25/M40 family metallo-hydrolase, coding for MIEDLTARAQHHLPEALHWLRRMVEINSFTTNVPGIQAVGQLTAACFDTLGFTSEFVPASHPAHGPHLLLRRQGLAASAPPIVLVTHLDTVFPPEEEVQNNFRWQEEDSRIYGPGSVDNKGGTALIWLLLRTMKDVLPDLFENTHWLIAANAAEEVIGSDFAQRTQERCPQGARAVLVFEGGPRDEAGYHIVTARKGRLEYRITCQGRAAHAGSNHALGINAVVELAALLPFVHALSSPADGLTVNVANIHGGTVLNRVPHEAVAELEMRAFDPQVLARAATALEAMAGPTAAGAQIVVERLGSTTAWPGGAETDRLFEAWAQAGAALNLPVLPMARGGLSDANYLCSLAPTLDAMGPSGGNAHCSERTADGSKLPEYVEPDTFVPKAVMNILALASLASPSA
- a CDS encoding enolase C-terminal domain-like protein, whose translation is MPEAVLKTLHLTEPFRIAHGVSSTRQVVRITGGQATGEAPFVPYYGESPEDTLAWLQGPQVGDGTRAGRLALDLFQADQKPEPLWHRAERILGPGRPWLDIHACRSLGIPTDLSAFAEKVCQTARQFRVLKLKLGSGDLVHDEAIVATARAAAPQATMFADVNGGWSVDETVQMLPRLARYDLALVEQPIHHHGGVETWSELRSKLPSESLPLYADESAQNADDVHHLAPLVQGVNVKLLKCGSFAGGIEMIASARQHGLGIILGCMIESSLGTTAAAHLAPWADYVDLDGHLYLADDDYLGITFDAEGRLLMPQENGIGARPRT
- a CDS encoding class I SAM-dependent rRNA methyltransferase, whose protein sequence is MPRPYPSRYPSNAPKPPPPGSETWVRPWAQMKYYSYHPAIFPNMVGAISSDAGAGDLVNVYDKEGQPFGAGFLNPKARVPLRVIHHGITPFGEADLDARLVQAVRMRKEMLKLDATTNAYRVIHSDADGLSGLIVDRYDDTLSILITTLGVWRRIRRWLPLLHKELGTSSHVIQTDPDISLIESMRISDVPEVDDPAPKTVRIRENDVRFAVNFEDGHKTGFFCDQRDNRLKFGQLAKGRVLDLCTYTGGFALAAKLIGKCEDVTGVDLDEKAIAQAKQNANLNQTKLNWTQGDAFGWSRQMIKNGELWDTVVLDPPKLIHHRDTLEEGIFKYRDLNGLAIQLVKRGGLFVTCSCSGLISTEEFEELVMGVAHRHGRKLQILDRTGPGLDHPVMSNCPESRYLKVIWSIVV